A genomic window from Anthonomus grandis grandis chromosome 2, icAntGran1.3, whole genome shotgun sequence includes:
- the LOC126747984 gene encoding fatty acid-binding protein, liver-like, translating to MVQLEGTYQFVSEEGYKDYLKTFGAADEIVEKMAASTEPIVISSVTSDSIAINYGTNNHVLPLGKQTDVLLSAGRHVKVTPSVNGDTITLNSVFGTKPEITEEKVFKITDSGLTSTSTNSKGGKAVRNYKRA from the exons ATGGTTCAATTGGAAGGTACTTACCAATTCGTCTCTGAGGAGGGTTACAAAGACTATTTGAAAACTTTTG GTGCTGCCGATGAAATTGTGGAAAAGATGGCCGCTTCCACTGAACCAATTGTCATCTCTTCCGTCACTAGTGACAGTATCGCCATTAACTATGGAACTAACAATCACGTTCTACCATTGGGAAAGCAGACTGACGTTCTTTTGTCAGCGGGAAGACATGTGAag GTAACTCCCTCTGTGAATGGAGACACCATAACCTTAAACAGCGTCTTCGGAACAAAACCGGAAATTACCGAGgaaaaagtttttaagattaCAGATTCTGGATTGACTTCT acTTCAACCAACTCCAAAGGAGGAAAAGCCGTGCGGAACTACAAGAGagcttaa